One window from the genome of Myxocyprinus asiaticus isolate MX2 ecotype Aquarium Trade chromosome 30, UBuf_Myxa_2, whole genome shotgun sequence encodes:
- the LOC127421127 gene encoding homeobox-containing protein 1-like isoform X1 yields the protein MRQWCLPAVAPRAEPLPTGRLSPQISAMCCPPDVRMECCDVEPRYTIEQIDLLQRLRLSGMTKPQIIQALESLERLDPDHHTPYFNNHSTPPSAPTSAAPAAPSSSSSSSSSLTSATTQTPVMDAALSPSNSYDASPPPVYPPSGVQRSFIYDLAEEDWDLEEKVEEYMRRDSNLVKEEIKTFLNNRRISQAIVGQVTGISQSYISQWLLQQGLEMSDSKRRTFYRWYLLERNSPGIRWGENQHAQVPRSRTDTPWNKQRELLMHLLPWYSAHQSQSGATLSMRSLVKEEPDWRLTGSPGDRAVVGPFRLRRGSRFTWRKECQSVMESFFIENQYPDEAKREEIANACNAVIQKPGSKLSEFERVTALKVYNWFANRRKEMKRRANIEAAILESHGIEVPSPSCHSNSEEVETQEFGDQVMSQQFSEQEELSQRKDIEPMLPAVVAVSLPSPASQVVEQKLDRSKREATDED from the exons ATGCGACAGTGGTGCCTTCCTGCTGTGGCTCCACGCGCTGAACCGCTCCCAACGGGCCGATTATCACCTCAAATCTCAG CCATGTGTTGTCCTCCAGATGTCAGGATGGAGTGTTGTGATGTGGAGCCACGTTATACCATCGAACAGATTGACCTGCTCCAGCGTCTAAGGCTGTCAGGGATGACCAAACCTCAAATCATTCAAGCCCTGGAGTCTTTAGAGAGACTTGATCCAGACCATCATACCCCATACTTCAATAATCACTCAACCCCACCCAGTGCTCCTACCTCTGCAGCCCCTGCTgccccctcttcctcctcctcttcctcctcttctcttACCTCAGCTACCACACAAACCCCTGTTATGGATGCTGCATTATCGCCTAGCAACAGCTACGATGCCTCGCCCCCGCCCGTGTACCCACCCAGTGGAGTTCAGAGGTCGTTCATTTATGATTTGGCAGAAGAAGACTGGGATCTGGAGGAGAAGGTGGAGGAATACATGAG GAGGGACAGTAACCTTGTGAAAGAAGAGATCAAGACATTTCTCAATAACAGAAGGATCTCACAGGCAATTGTTGGACAAGTCACAG GTATCAGTCAGAGCTACATCTCCCAGTGGCTTCTGCAGCAAGGCCTGGAGATGAGTGACTCCAAACGCAGAACATTCTATCGTTGGTACCTGCTGGAGCGTAACAGTCCAG GAATCAGATGGGGTGAAAACCAGCATGCTCAGGTCCCCAGGAGCAGGACTGACACTCCCTGGAACAAGCAAAGAGAACTGCTGATGCACCTCCTCCCCTGGTACTCTGCTCACCAATCTCAGTCAG GGGCCACTTTGTCCATGCGCTCCCTGGTTAAAGAGGAGCCCGATTGGAGGTTGACTGGAAGTCCCGGAGACAGGGCAGTGGTTGGGCCTTTTAGACTGCGGAGGGGGAGTCGCTTCACCTGGAGAAAAGAGTGCCAGTCAGTCATGGAGAG TTTCTTTATAGAGAATCAGTATCCTGATGAGGCCAAGAGAGAGGAAATTGCCAATGCCTGTAATGCTGTCATTCAAAAACCTG GAAGCAAACTGTCAGAGTTTGAACGAGTCACTGCTCTAAAAGTGTACAACTGGTTTGCCAATCGGAGGAAGGAGATGAAGAGACGTGCCAACATAG AGGCTGCCATACTAGAGAGCCATGGAATAGAGGTGCCCAGCCCCAGCTGCCACTCAAACAGCGAAGAGGTTGAGACTCAAGAATTTGGAGATCAAGTTATGAGCCAGCAGTTCTCTGAGCAG GAGGAACTCTCTCAGAGAAAGGACATTGAACCAATGTTACCTGCTGTGGTAGCAGTGTCTCTTCCAAGCCCTGCCTCTCAAGTTGTAGAGCAGAAGCTGGATCGATCAAAACGGGAGGCTACTGATGAAGACTAA
- the LOC127421127 gene encoding homeobox-containing protein 1-like isoform X3: MECCDVEPRYTIEQIDLLQRLRLSGMTKPQIIQALESLERLDPDHHTPYFNNHSTPPSAPTSAAPAAPSSSSSSSSSLTSATTQTPVMDAALSPSNSYDASPPPVYPPSGVQRSFIYDLAEEDWDLEEKVEEYMRRDSNLVKEEIKTFLNNRRISQAIVGQVTGISQSYISQWLLQQGLEMSDSKRRTFYRWYLLERNSPGIRWGENQHAQVPRSRTDTPWNKQRELLMHLLPWYSAHQSQSGATLSMRSLVKEEPDWRLTGSPGDRAVVGPFRLRRGSRFTWRKECQSVMESFFIENQYPDEAKREEIANACNAVIQKPGSKLSEFERVTALKVYNWFANRRKEMKRRANIEAAILESHGIEVPSPSCHSNSEEVETQEFGDQVMSQQFSEQEELSQRKDIEPMLPAVVAVSLPSPASQVVEQKLDRSKREATDED, from the exons ATGGAGTGTTGTGATGTGGAGCCACGTTATACCATCGAACAGATTGACCTGCTCCAGCGTCTAAGGCTGTCAGGGATGACCAAACCTCAAATCATTCAAGCCCTGGAGTCTTTAGAGAGACTTGATCCAGACCATCATACCCCATACTTCAATAATCACTCAACCCCACCCAGTGCTCCTACCTCTGCAGCCCCTGCTgccccctcttcctcctcctcttcctcctcttctcttACCTCAGCTACCACACAAACCCCTGTTATGGATGCTGCATTATCGCCTAGCAACAGCTACGATGCCTCGCCCCCGCCCGTGTACCCACCCAGTGGAGTTCAGAGGTCGTTCATTTATGATTTGGCAGAAGAAGACTGGGATCTGGAGGAGAAGGTGGAGGAATACATGAG GAGGGACAGTAACCTTGTGAAAGAAGAGATCAAGACATTTCTCAATAACAGAAGGATCTCACAGGCAATTGTTGGACAAGTCACAG GTATCAGTCAGAGCTACATCTCCCAGTGGCTTCTGCAGCAAGGCCTGGAGATGAGTGACTCCAAACGCAGAACATTCTATCGTTGGTACCTGCTGGAGCGTAACAGTCCAG GAATCAGATGGGGTGAAAACCAGCATGCTCAGGTCCCCAGGAGCAGGACTGACACTCCCTGGAACAAGCAAAGAGAACTGCTGATGCACCTCCTCCCCTGGTACTCTGCTCACCAATCTCAGTCAG GGGCCACTTTGTCCATGCGCTCCCTGGTTAAAGAGGAGCCCGATTGGAGGTTGACTGGAAGTCCCGGAGACAGGGCAGTGGTTGGGCCTTTTAGACTGCGGAGGGGGAGTCGCTTCACCTGGAGAAAAGAGTGCCAGTCAGTCATGGAGAG TTTCTTTATAGAGAATCAGTATCCTGATGAGGCCAAGAGAGAGGAAATTGCCAATGCCTGTAATGCTGTCATTCAAAAACCTG GAAGCAAACTGTCAGAGTTTGAACGAGTCACTGCTCTAAAAGTGTACAACTGGTTTGCCAATCGGAGGAAGGAGATGAAGAGACGTGCCAACATAG AGGCTGCCATACTAGAGAGCCATGGAATAGAGGTGCCCAGCCCCAGCTGCCACTCAAACAGCGAAGAGGTTGAGACTCAAGAATTTGGAGATCAAGTTATGAGCCAGCAGTTCTCTGAGCAG GAGGAACTCTCTCAGAGAAAGGACATTGAACCAATGTTACCTGCTGTGGTAGCAGTGTCTCTTCCAAGCCCTGCCTCTCAAGTTGTAGAGCAGAAGCTGGATCGATCAAAACGGGAGGCTACTGATGAAGACTAA
- the LOC127421127 gene encoding homeobox-containing protein 1-like isoform X4: MRQWCLPAVAPRAEPLPTGRLSPQISAMCCPPDVRMECCDVEPRYTIEQIDLLQRLRLSGMTKPQIIQALESLERLDPDHHTPYFNNHSTPPSAPTSAAPAAPSSSSSSSSSLTSATTQTPVMDAALSPSNSYDASPPPVYPPSGVQRSFIYDLAEEDWDLEEKVEEYMRRDSNLVKEEIKTFLNNRRISQAIVGQVTGISQSYISQWLLQQGLEMSDSKRRTFYRWYLLERNSPGATLSMRSLVKEEPDWRLTGSPGDRAVVGPFRLRRGSRFTWRKECQSVMESFFIENQYPDEAKREEIANACNAVIQKPGSKLSEFERVTALKVYNWFANRRKEMKRRANIEAAILESHGIEVPSPSCHSNSEEVETQEFGDQVMSQQFSEQEELSQRKDIEPMLPAVVAVSLPSPASQVVEQKLDRSKREATDED; this comes from the exons ATGCGACAGTGGTGCCTTCCTGCTGTGGCTCCACGCGCTGAACCGCTCCCAACGGGCCGATTATCACCTCAAATCTCAG CCATGTGTTGTCCTCCAGATGTCAGGATGGAGTGTTGTGATGTGGAGCCACGTTATACCATCGAACAGATTGACCTGCTCCAGCGTCTAAGGCTGTCAGGGATGACCAAACCTCAAATCATTCAAGCCCTGGAGTCTTTAGAGAGACTTGATCCAGACCATCATACCCCATACTTCAATAATCACTCAACCCCACCCAGTGCTCCTACCTCTGCAGCCCCTGCTgccccctcttcctcctcctcttcctcctcttctcttACCTCAGCTACCACACAAACCCCTGTTATGGATGCTGCATTATCGCCTAGCAACAGCTACGATGCCTCGCCCCCGCCCGTGTACCCACCCAGTGGAGTTCAGAGGTCGTTCATTTATGATTTGGCAGAAGAAGACTGGGATCTGGAGGAGAAGGTGGAGGAATACATGAG GAGGGACAGTAACCTTGTGAAAGAAGAGATCAAGACATTTCTCAATAACAGAAGGATCTCACAGGCAATTGTTGGACAAGTCACAG GTATCAGTCAGAGCTACATCTCCCAGTGGCTTCTGCAGCAAGGCCTGGAGATGAGTGACTCCAAACGCAGAACATTCTATCGTTGGTACCTGCTGGAGCGTAACAGTCCAG GGGCCACTTTGTCCATGCGCTCCCTGGTTAAAGAGGAGCCCGATTGGAGGTTGACTGGAAGTCCCGGAGACAGGGCAGTGGTTGGGCCTTTTAGACTGCGGAGGGGGAGTCGCTTCACCTGGAGAAAAGAGTGCCAGTCAGTCATGGAGAG TTTCTTTATAGAGAATCAGTATCCTGATGAGGCCAAGAGAGAGGAAATTGCCAATGCCTGTAATGCTGTCATTCAAAAACCTG GAAGCAAACTGTCAGAGTTTGAACGAGTCACTGCTCTAAAAGTGTACAACTGGTTTGCCAATCGGAGGAAGGAGATGAAGAGACGTGCCAACATAG AGGCTGCCATACTAGAGAGCCATGGAATAGAGGTGCCCAGCCCCAGCTGCCACTCAAACAGCGAAGAGGTTGAGACTCAAGAATTTGGAGATCAAGTTATGAGCCAGCAGTTCTCTGAGCAG GAGGAACTCTCTCAGAGAAAGGACATTGAACCAATGTTACCTGCTGTGGTAGCAGTGTCTCTTCCAAGCCCTGCCTCTCAAGTTGTAGAGCAGAAGCTGGATCGATCAAAACGGGAGGCTACTGATGAAGACTAA
- the LOC127421127 gene encoding homeobox-containing protein 1-like isoform X2 gives MRQWCLPAVAPRAEPLPTGRLSPQISDVRMECCDVEPRYTIEQIDLLQRLRLSGMTKPQIIQALESLERLDPDHHTPYFNNHSTPPSAPTSAAPAAPSSSSSSSSSLTSATTQTPVMDAALSPSNSYDASPPPVYPPSGVQRSFIYDLAEEDWDLEEKVEEYMRRDSNLVKEEIKTFLNNRRISQAIVGQVTGISQSYISQWLLQQGLEMSDSKRRTFYRWYLLERNSPGIRWGENQHAQVPRSRTDTPWNKQRELLMHLLPWYSAHQSQSGATLSMRSLVKEEPDWRLTGSPGDRAVVGPFRLRRGSRFTWRKECQSVMESFFIENQYPDEAKREEIANACNAVIQKPGSKLSEFERVTALKVYNWFANRRKEMKRRANIEAAILESHGIEVPSPSCHSNSEEVETQEFGDQVMSQQFSEQEELSQRKDIEPMLPAVVAVSLPSPASQVVEQKLDRSKREATDED, from the exons ATGCGACAGTGGTGCCTTCCTGCTGTGGCTCCACGCGCTGAACCGCTCCCAACGGGCCGATTATCACCTCAAATCTCAG ATGTCAGGATGGAGTGTTGTGATGTGGAGCCACGTTATACCATCGAACAGATTGACCTGCTCCAGCGTCTAAGGCTGTCAGGGATGACCAAACCTCAAATCATTCAAGCCCTGGAGTCTTTAGAGAGACTTGATCCAGACCATCATACCCCATACTTCAATAATCACTCAACCCCACCCAGTGCTCCTACCTCTGCAGCCCCTGCTgccccctcttcctcctcctcttcctcctcttctcttACCTCAGCTACCACACAAACCCCTGTTATGGATGCTGCATTATCGCCTAGCAACAGCTACGATGCCTCGCCCCCGCCCGTGTACCCACCCAGTGGAGTTCAGAGGTCGTTCATTTATGATTTGGCAGAAGAAGACTGGGATCTGGAGGAGAAGGTGGAGGAATACATGAG GAGGGACAGTAACCTTGTGAAAGAAGAGATCAAGACATTTCTCAATAACAGAAGGATCTCACAGGCAATTGTTGGACAAGTCACAG GTATCAGTCAGAGCTACATCTCCCAGTGGCTTCTGCAGCAAGGCCTGGAGATGAGTGACTCCAAACGCAGAACATTCTATCGTTGGTACCTGCTGGAGCGTAACAGTCCAG GAATCAGATGGGGTGAAAACCAGCATGCTCAGGTCCCCAGGAGCAGGACTGACACTCCCTGGAACAAGCAAAGAGAACTGCTGATGCACCTCCTCCCCTGGTACTCTGCTCACCAATCTCAGTCAG GGGCCACTTTGTCCATGCGCTCCCTGGTTAAAGAGGAGCCCGATTGGAGGTTGACTGGAAGTCCCGGAGACAGGGCAGTGGTTGGGCCTTTTAGACTGCGGAGGGGGAGTCGCTTCACCTGGAGAAAAGAGTGCCAGTCAGTCATGGAGAG TTTCTTTATAGAGAATCAGTATCCTGATGAGGCCAAGAGAGAGGAAATTGCCAATGCCTGTAATGCTGTCATTCAAAAACCTG GAAGCAAACTGTCAGAGTTTGAACGAGTCACTGCTCTAAAAGTGTACAACTGGTTTGCCAATCGGAGGAAGGAGATGAAGAGACGTGCCAACATAG AGGCTGCCATACTAGAGAGCCATGGAATAGAGGTGCCCAGCCCCAGCTGCCACTCAAACAGCGAAGAGGTTGAGACTCAAGAATTTGGAGATCAAGTTATGAGCCAGCAGTTCTCTGAGCAG GAGGAACTCTCTCAGAGAAAGGACATTGAACCAATGTTACCTGCTGTGGTAGCAGTGTCTCTTCCAAGCCCTGCCTCTCAAGTTGTAGAGCAGAAGCTGGATCGATCAAAACGGGAGGCTACTGATGAAGACTAA